The Burkholderia pyrrocinia genome has a segment encoding these proteins:
- the folP gene encoding dihydropteroate synthase, protein MWLHTGPFCIHPRQSLVSDFAVSPSIPAPLQCGRFALTFERPLVMGILNATPDSFSDGGRFLARDDALRQAERMIAEGADLLDIGGESTRPGAPPVPLDEELARVIPLVEALRPLNVPLSIDTYKPAVMRAALAAGADLINDIWGFRQPGAIDAVRDGNCGLCAMHMLGEPQTMQVGEPDYDDVVTDVREFLAARAQALRDAGVAPERICVDPGFGFGKAVVEDNYALLAALPDTAPARPDGRAYPILAGMSRKSMLGAVIGGKPPMERVAASVAAALCAVERGAAIVRVHDVAATVDALKVWNAVREAARQR, encoded by the coding sequence GTGTGGCTTCACACCGGCCCGTTTTGCATTCATCCACGCCAGTCGCTCGTGTCAGATTTCGCTGTTTCTCCATCCATTCCCGCGCCGCTCCAGTGCGGCCGCTTCGCACTGACGTTCGAGCGCCCGCTCGTGATGGGCATTCTCAACGCCACGCCCGATTCGTTCTCCGACGGCGGCCGCTTCCTTGCGCGTGACGATGCGCTGCGCCAGGCCGAGCGGATGATCGCCGAAGGCGCGGACCTCCTCGATATCGGCGGCGAATCGACGCGCCCCGGCGCGCCGCCCGTGCCGCTCGACGAGGAGCTCGCGCGCGTGATTCCGCTCGTCGAGGCGCTGCGGCCGCTGAACGTGCCGCTGTCGATCGACACCTACAAGCCGGCCGTGATGCGGGCGGCACTGGCCGCCGGCGCGGACCTGATCAACGACATCTGGGGGTTCCGCCAGCCGGGCGCGATCGACGCGGTGCGCGACGGCAACTGCGGGCTGTGCGCGATGCACATGCTCGGCGAGCCGCAGACGATGCAGGTCGGCGAGCCCGACTACGACGACGTCGTGACCGACGTGCGCGAGTTTCTCGCCGCGCGCGCGCAGGCGCTGCGCGACGCGGGCGTTGCGCCGGAGCGGATCTGCGTGGATCCCGGCTTCGGGTTCGGCAAGGCGGTCGTCGAGGACAACTATGCGCTGCTGGCCGCGTTGCCGGACACGGCGCCCGCGCGGCCCGACGGGCGCGCTTATCCGATTCTCGCGGGCATGTCGCGCAAGTCGATGCTCGGCGCGGTGATCGGCGGCAAGCCGCCGATGGAGCGCGTCGCGGCGAGCGTGGCAGCCGCATTGTGCGCGGTCGAGCGCGGTGCGGCGATCGTGCGCGTGCACGACGTCGCGGCGACGGTCGATGCACTGAAAGTCTGGAATGCCGTGCGCGAAGCCGCGCGGCAACGATAA
- the glmM gene encoding phosphoglucosamine mutase, translated as MGRRYFGTDGIRGTVGEAPITPDFVLRLGYAAGKVLASSADVATGSRPTVLIGKDTRVSGYMLEAALEAGFSAAGVDVMLAGPMPTPGVAYLTRALRLSAGVVISASHNPYHDNGIKFFSADGNKLPDDTEAAIEAWLDKPLECASSDGLGKARRLDDAAGRYIEFCKSTFPAAFDLRGLKLVIDCAHGAAYQIAPHVFHELGADVIPIGVAPNGFNINDGVGATAPDALVRAVRANHADLGIALDGDADRLQVVDAAGRLYNGDELLYVLVKDRIATDGKVEGAVGTLMTNLAVEVALQREGVKFVRAAVGDRYVLEQLREHGWQLGAEGSGHILSLDRHSTGDGIVSALLVLAALKRSGRTLAQMLDGVTLFPQKLINVRMKPGADWKGSTSIRAAIDAAEAALAGSGRVLIRASGTEPVLRVMVEAEQAADAVRHAETIADAVRAATT; from the coding sequence ATGGGACGTCGATATTTCGGCACGGACGGCATTCGCGGCACGGTGGGCGAGGCGCCCATCACGCCGGATTTCGTATTGCGCCTCGGCTACGCGGCCGGCAAGGTGCTGGCCAGCTCGGCCGACGTCGCGACAGGCTCGCGTCCGACCGTGCTGATCGGCAAGGACACGCGCGTGTCGGGCTACATGCTCGAAGCCGCGCTCGAGGCCGGTTTCTCGGCGGCCGGTGTCGACGTGATGCTGGCCGGCCCGATGCCGACACCGGGCGTCGCGTATCTGACGCGCGCGCTGCGCCTGTCGGCCGGCGTCGTGATCAGCGCGTCGCACAACCCGTATCACGACAACGGGATCAAGTTCTTCTCCGCTGACGGCAACAAGCTGCCCGACGACACCGAAGCCGCGATCGAAGCGTGGCTCGACAAGCCGCTCGAATGCGCGTCGTCCGACGGCCTTGGCAAGGCGCGCCGACTCGACGACGCGGCCGGCCGCTATATCGAGTTCTGCAAGAGCACGTTCCCGGCCGCGTTCGACCTGCGCGGGCTGAAGCTCGTGATCGATTGCGCGCATGGCGCCGCGTACCAGATCGCACCGCACGTGTTCCACGAACTCGGCGCGGACGTGATTCCGATCGGCGTCGCGCCGAACGGCTTCAACATCAACGACGGCGTCGGCGCGACCGCGCCCGACGCATTGGTGCGCGCGGTGCGTGCGAACCACGCCGATCTCGGCATTGCGCTCGACGGCGATGCGGACCGCCTGCAGGTCGTCGATGCGGCCGGGCGCCTGTACAACGGCGACGAGCTCCTCTACGTGCTCGTGAAGGACCGGATCGCGACCGACGGCAAGGTCGAAGGCGCGGTCGGCACGCTGATGACGAACCTCGCCGTCGAAGTCGCGCTGCAGCGCGAGGGCGTGAAGTTCGTCCGCGCAGCAGTCGGCGACCGCTACGTGCTCGAGCAGTTGCGCGAGCACGGCTGGCAGCTCGGCGCGGAAGGCTCGGGCCACATCCTGTCGCTCGACCGGCATTCGACCGGCGACGGCATCGTGTCGGCGCTGCTCGTGCTGGCCGCGCTGAAGCGCAGCGGCCGAACGCTCGCGCAGATGCTCGATGGCGTCACGCTGTTCCCGCAGAAGCTGATCAACGTGCGGATGAAGCCGGGCGCCGACTGGAAGGGCAGCACGTCGATTCGCGCCGCGATCGACGCAGCCGAAGCCGCGCTCGCCGGCAGCGGCCGCGTGCTGATCCGCGCATCGGGCACCGAGCCCGTGCTGCGCGTGATGGTCGAAGCGGAGCAGGCGGCCGATGCGGTCCGCCATGCGGAGACGATTGCCGACGCGGTGCGCGCGGCGACGACCTGA
- the greA gene encoding transcription elongation factor GreA, producing MSTIPLTKRGAEQLRDELQRLKSVERPAVINAIAEARAQGDLSENAEYDAAKEKQGFIEGRIAELESKLSAAQIIDPTVLDADGRVVFAATVELEDLESGDTVKYQIVGDDEADIDHGLISVSSPIARALIGKTEGDVAAVQAPSGVREYEIISVSYI from the coding sequence ATGAGCACCATTCCGTTGACAAAGCGTGGCGCAGAGCAACTGCGCGATGAATTGCAGCGCCTCAAATCCGTCGAGCGGCCGGCCGTGATCAACGCGATCGCGGAGGCCCGCGCACAGGGCGATCTGTCCGAAAACGCCGAATACGATGCCGCGAAGGAAAAACAGGGCTTCATCGAGGGCCGCATCGCGGAACTCGAATCGAAGCTGTCTGCCGCGCAGATCATCGACCCGACGGTGCTCGACGCCGATGGCCGCGTGGTGTTCGCCGCGACGGTCGAACTCGAGGATCTCGAGTCGGGTGACACCGTCAAGTACCAGATCGTCGGCGACGACGAAGCCGATATCGATCACGGCCTGATCTCGGTCAGCTCGCCGATCGCGCGCGCCCTGATCGGCAAGACCGAAGGCGACGTCGCGGCCGTGCAGGCGCCGAGCGGCGTGCGCGAATACGAAATCATCTCGGTCAGCTACATCTGA
- a CDS encoding DUF4149 domain-containing protein produces the protein MPHRVFRLLSAVWVGSLLTIGYAVAPVLFKTLERMTAGSVAAQLFRIEAILGVVCGVLLLALSNQQVRRGSSEYRRVRWIVAAMVVCVLVGYFALQPFMNALRVAAMEAGTDIANSPYASRFGMLHGVSSVFYLVESVLGLMLIWRLPARDA, from the coding sequence ATGCCGCATCGCGTGTTCCGTCTGCTGTCGGCCGTATGGGTCGGCAGCCTGCTGACGATCGGGTATGCGGTCGCGCCCGTGCTGTTCAAGACGCTGGAGCGAATGACGGCCGGTTCGGTCGCCGCCCAGTTGTTCCGTATCGAGGCGATCCTCGGTGTCGTGTGCGGCGTGCTGCTGCTCGCGTTGTCGAACCAGCAGGTGCGGCGCGGCAGCAGCGAATATCGCCGCGTGCGCTGGATCGTCGCCGCGATGGTCGTGTGCGTGCTGGTCGGGTATTTCGCGCTGCAGCCGTTCATGAACGCGCTGCGGGTGGCCGCGATGGAGGCGGGCACCGATATCGCGAACTCGCCGTATGCGAGTCGCTTCGGGATGCTGCACGGCGTCTCGAGCGTGTTCTATCTCGTCGAGAGCGTGCTGGGGCTGATGCTGATCTGGCGTCTGCCGGCGCGCGACGCCTGA
- a CDS encoding YhbY family RNA-binding protein, whose protein sequence is MPALSLSPAERSALRSQAHALKPVVLIGAEGLTDAVLKEIKVHLAAHQLIKIRVFGDERDERIAIYDEICDRLSAAPIQHIGKLLVIWKPEAAAAAPARGRRAGTLPSAAEAADDRKGRAPRTVKVVKVSPNASPVRRPKPTKVVVRGNERVTAGGNVKRAKKRQASTKRPFQDK, encoded by the coding sequence ATGCCCGCCCTTTCGCTTTCTCCCGCCGAGCGCTCCGCGCTGCGCTCCCAGGCCCATGCGCTCAAGCCCGTCGTGCTGATCGGGGCCGAAGGGCTGACCGACGCCGTGCTGAAGGAAATCAAGGTGCACCTCGCCGCGCACCAGCTGATCAAGATCCGCGTGTTCGGCGACGAACGCGACGAACGCATCGCGATCTACGACGAGATCTGCGACCGCCTGAGCGCGGCGCCGATCCAGCACATCGGCAAGCTGCTGGTGATCTGGAAACCCGAGGCCGCCGCAGCGGCCCCGGCCCGCGGCCGTCGCGCCGGCACGCTGCCGAGCGCGGCCGAAGCCGCCGACGACAGGAAAGGCCGCGCACCGCGCACGGTCAAGGTCGTCAAGGTATCGCCGAACGCGAGCCCCGTGCGTCGCCCGAAGCCGACGAAGGTCGTCGTGCGCGGCAACGAGCGCGTGACGGCGGGCGGCAACGTGAAACGTGCGAAAAAGCGCCAGGCAAGCACCAAGCGGCCGTTCCAGGACAAGTAA
- the carB gene encoding carbamoyl-phosphate synthase large subunit: MPKRTDIKSILIIGAGPIIIGQACEFDYSGAQACKALREEGYKVVLVNSNPATIMTDPNTADVTYIEPITWEVVARIIEKERPDAILPTMGGQTALNCALDLHHHGVLEKFGVELIGASPEAIDKAEDRQKFKEAMTKIGLGSAKSGIAHSMEEATKVHGEIMAETGGSGYPVVIRPSFTLGGSGGGIAYNREEFEEICKRGLDLSPTRELLIEESLLGWKEYEMEVVRDRADNCIIVCSIENLDPMGVHTGDSITVAPAQTLTDKEYQILRNASLAVLREIGVDTGGSNVQFSINPKDGRMVVIEMNPRVSRSSALASKATGFPIAKVAAKLAVGYTLDELKNEITGGQTPASFEPTIDYVVTKIPRFAFEKFREADSRLTTQMKSVGEVMAIGRTFQESFQKALRGLEVGVDGLDEKSTNRDEIAIEIHEPGPDRIWYVGDAFRIGMTAQEIFAETAIDPWFLEQIEQIILKEKALAGRTLASLTFDELRYVKQSGFSDRRLAKLLGATPEDVRKRRVELNVRPVYKRVDTCAAEFATKTAYMYSTYEEECEAQPTTNKKIMVLGGGPNRIGQGIEFDYCCVHAALAMREDGYETIMVNCNPETVSTDYDTSDRLYFEPLTLEDVLEIVDKEKPVGVIVQYGGQTPLKLALDLEAHGVPIVGTSPDMIDAAEDRERFQKLLQDLGLRQPPNRTARAEDEALKLAEEIGYPLVVRPSYVLGGRAMEIVHEPRDLERYMREAVKVSNDSPVLLDRFLNDAIECDVDCICDGEAVFIGGVMEHIEQAGVHSGDSACSLPPYSLSKETVAELKRQTGAMAKALNVVGLMNVQFAIQQVPQADGSKQDIIYVLEVNPRASRTVPYVSKATSLPLAKIAARAMVGQKLAQQGVTKEVEPPYFSVKEAVFPFVKFPTVDPVLGPEMRSTGEVMGVGQTFGEALFKSQLAAGSRLPESGTVLLTVMDADKPKAVEVARMLHDLGYPIVATKGTAAAIEAAGVPVKVVNKVKDGRPHIVDMIKNGEIALVFTTVDETRQAIADSRSIRMSAQAHKVTYYTTMSGARAAVEGLRYLKDLEVYDLQGLHARLN, from the coding sequence ATGCCAAAACGCACAGACATCAAGAGCATCCTCATCATCGGCGCCGGCCCGATCATCATCGGCCAGGCGTGCGAGTTCGACTATTCGGGCGCGCAGGCTTGCAAGGCGTTGCGTGAGGAGGGCTACAAGGTCGTTCTCGTCAACAGCAACCCGGCGACGATCATGACCGACCCGAACACGGCCGACGTGACCTACATCGAGCCGATCACGTGGGAAGTCGTCGCGCGCATCATCGAGAAGGAGCGCCCGGACGCGATCCTGCCGACGATGGGCGGCCAGACCGCGCTGAACTGCGCGCTCGACCTGCACCACCACGGCGTGCTCGAGAAGTTCGGCGTCGAACTGATCGGCGCGTCGCCGGAAGCGATCGACAAGGCGGAAGACCGCCAGAAGTTCAAGGAAGCGATGACCAAGATCGGTCTCGGTTCCGCGAAGTCGGGCATCGCGCATTCGATGGAAGAGGCGACCAAGGTGCACGGCGAGATCATGGCGGAGACGGGCGGCAGCGGCTACCCGGTCGTGATCCGTCCGTCGTTCACGCTCGGCGGCTCGGGCGGCGGCATCGCGTACAACCGCGAAGAGTTCGAGGAGATCTGCAAGCGCGGTCTCGACCTGTCGCCCACGCGCGAACTGCTGATCGAGGAATCGCTGCTCGGCTGGAAGGAATACGAGATGGAAGTCGTGCGCGACCGCGCCGACAACTGCATCATCGTCTGCTCGATCGAAAACCTCGACCCGATGGGCGTGCACACCGGCGACTCGATCACGGTCGCGCCGGCACAGACGCTCACCGACAAGGAATACCAGATCCTGCGTAACGCATCGCTCGCGGTGCTGCGCGAGATCGGCGTCGACACGGGCGGCTCGAACGTGCAGTTCTCGATCAACCCGAAGGACGGCCGCATGGTCGTCATCGAGATGAACCCGCGCGTGTCGCGTTCGTCGGCGCTCGCATCGAAGGCGACCGGCTTCCCGATCGCGAAGGTCGCGGCTAAGCTGGCGGTCGGCTACACGCTAGACGAGCTGAAGAACGAAATTACCGGCGGCCAGACGCCGGCGTCGTTCGAGCCGACGATCGACTACGTCGTCACGAAGATCCCGCGCTTCGCGTTCGAGAAGTTCCGTGAAGCCGATTCGCGCCTGACGACGCAGATGAAGTCGGTCGGCGAAGTGATGGCGATCGGCCGCACGTTCCAGGAATCGTTCCAGAAGGCGCTGCGCGGCCTCGAAGTCGGCGTCGACGGTCTCGACGAAAAGTCGACCAACCGCGACGAGATCGCGATCGAGATCCACGAGCCGGGCCCGGATCGCATCTGGTATGTCGGCGACGCATTCCGCATCGGCATGACGGCCCAGGAAATTTTCGCCGAAACCGCGATCGACCCGTGGTTCCTCGAGCAGATCGAGCAGATCATCCTGAAGGAAAAGGCGCTCGCGGGTCGCACGCTCGCGTCGCTGACGTTCGACGAGCTGCGCTACGTGAAGCAGAGCGGCTTCTCCGACCGCCGGCTCGCGAAGCTGCTCGGCGCGACGCCGGAAGACGTGCGCAAGCGCCGCGTCGAGTTGAACGTGCGCCCGGTCTACAAGCGCGTCGACACCTGCGCGGCCGAATTCGCGACGAAAACCGCGTACATGTACTCGACCTACGAGGAAGAGTGCGAGGCGCAGCCGACCACCAACAAGAAGATCATGGTGCTGGGTGGCGGCCCGAACCGGATCGGCCAGGGCATCGAGTTCGACTACTGCTGCGTGCACGCGGCGCTCGCGATGCGCGAGGACGGCTACGAAACGATCATGGTCAACTGCAACCCGGAAACGGTGTCGACCGACTATGACACGTCCGACCGCCTGTACTTCGAGCCGCTGACGCTCGAAGACGTGCTCGAGATCGTCGACAAGGAAAAGCCGGTCGGCGTGATCGTCCAGTACGGCGGCCAGACGCCGCTGAAGCTCGCGCTCGACCTCGAGGCGCACGGCGTGCCGATCGTCGGCACGTCGCCGGACATGATCGACGCGGCCGAAGACCGCGAACGCTTCCAGAAGCTGCTGCAGGATCTCGGCCTGCGCCAGCCGCCGAACCGCACCGCGCGCGCCGAAGACGAGGCGCTCAAGCTTGCCGAGGAAATCGGCTATCCGCTGGTCGTGCGCCCGTCGTACGTGCTGGGCGGCCGCGCGATGGAAATCGTCCACGAGCCGCGTGACCTCGAGCGCTACATGCGCGAGGCCGTGAAGGTGTCGAACGATTCGCCGGTGCTGCTCGACCGCTTCCTGAACGACGCGATCGAGTGCGACGTCGACTGCATCTGCGACGGCGAAGCCGTGTTCATCGGCGGCGTGATGGAGCACATCGAGCAGGCGGGCGTCCACTCGGGCGACTCGGCATGCTCGCTGCCGCCGTACTCGCTGTCGAAGGAAACCGTGGCCGAGCTGAAGCGCCAGACGGGCGCGATGGCGAAGGCGCTGAACGTGGTCGGCCTGATGAACGTGCAGTTCGCGATCCAGCAGGTGCCGCAGGCGGACGGTTCGAAGCAGGACATCATCTACGTGCTCGAAGTGAACCCGCGCGCATCGCGCACGGTGCCGTACGTGTCGAAGGCGACCAGCCTGCCGCTCGCGAAGATCGCGGCGCGCGCGATGGTCGGCCAGAAGCTCGCGCAGCAGGGCGTGACGAAGGAAGTCGAGCCGCCGTACTTCAGCGTGAAGGAAGCCGTGTTCCCGTTCGTGAAGTTCCCGACCGTCGATCCGGTCCTCGGGCCTGAAATGCGTTCGACCGGCGAAGTGATGGGCGTCGGCCAGACGTTCGGCGAAGCGCTGTTCAAGTCGCAGCTCGCGGCCGGTTCGCGCCTGCCGGAGTCGGGCACGGTGCTGCTGACCGTGATGGACGCCGACAAGCCGAAGGCCGTCGAAGTCGCGCGCATGCTGCACGACCTCGGCTACCCGATCGTCGCGACCAAGGGCACGGCTGCCGCGATCGAAGCGGCCGGCGTGCCGGTGAAGGTCGTGAACAAGGTGAAGGACGGCCGTCCGCACATCGTCGACATGATCAAGAACGGCGAGATCGCACTCGTGTTCACGACGGTCGACGAGACGCGCCAGGCGATCGCCGATTCGCGTTCGATCCGCATGAGCGCACAGGCGCACAAGGTCACGTACTACACGACGATGTCGGGCGCGCGCGCGGCCGTCGAAGGCTTGCGCTACTTGAAGGATCTGGAAGTCTATGATTTACAAGGTCTTCACGCTCGCCTAAACTAA
- the ftsH gene encoding ATP-dependent zinc metalloprotease FtsH: MNNNMFSKAAVWLVIALVLFTVFKQFDKPRVQEGVSYSQFMDDAKNGKVKNVIVQGRNLTVTPADGQKYQIVSPGDIWMVGDLMKYGVQVSGKADDEPNALMSALYYLGPTILIIVFWFYMMRQMQGGGKGGAFSFGKSRARLIDENNNAVNFSDVAGCDEAKEEVSELVDFLRDPQKFQKLGGRIPRGVLLVGPPGTGKTLLARAIAGEAKVPFFSISGSDFVEMFVGVGAARVRDMFEQAKKHAPCIVFIDEIDAVGRHRGAGMGGGNDEREQTLNQMLVEMDGFEANSGVIVIAATNRSDVLDKALLRPGRFDRQVYVGLPDIRGREQIMRVHLRKVPISNDVDAAVIARGTPGFSGADLANLVNEAALFAARRGKRIVEMQDFEDAKDKIFMGPERKSAVIREEAKRATAYHESGHAVVAKLLPKADPVHKVTIIPRGRALGVTWQLPEHDNETYSKDYLLDRLAILFGGRVAEELFMNLVSTGASDDFNKATQTARAMVARFGMTDALGPMVYVDDENDASPFGRGFTRTISEATQQKVDSEIRRVLDDQYNLARRLLDENRDKVEAMTAALMEWETIDADQINDIMEGRPPRSPKSSPAVGGDSSGGGSSAEVKPGTAPAPASPAA; the protein is encoded by the coding sequence TTGAACAACAATATGTTTTCGAAGGCAGCGGTGTGGCTAGTGATCGCACTGGTGCTGTTTACGGTGTTCAAGCAGTTCGACAAGCCCCGCGTTCAGGAAGGCGTGTCCTATTCGCAGTTCATGGACGACGCCAAGAACGGCAAGGTCAAGAACGTCATCGTTCAGGGGCGCAACCTCACCGTCACTCCGGCTGATGGCCAGAAATACCAGATCGTGTCGCCCGGCGACATCTGGATGGTCGGCGATCTGATGAAGTACGGCGTGCAGGTCAGCGGCAAGGCCGACGACGAGCCGAACGCGCTGATGTCCGCGCTGTACTACCTCGGGCCGACAATCCTGATCATCGTGTTCTGGTTCTACATGATGAGGCAGATGCAGGGGGGCGGCAAAGGCGGTGCCTTCTCGTTCGGCAAGTCGCGAGCGCGGCTGATCGACGAGAACAACAACGCAGTGAACTTCTCCGACGTCGCGGGCTGCGACGAAGCGAAGGAAGAAGTGTCCGAGCTGGTCGACTTCCTGCGCGATCCGCAGAAATTCCAGAAGCTGGGCGGCCGCATTCCGCGCGGCGTGCTGCTCGTCGGCCCGCCGGGTACCGGCAAGACGCTGCTCGCTCGCGCGATCGCGGGTGAAGCGAAGGTGCCGTTCTTCAGCATCTCGGGTTCGGACTTCGTCGAAATGTTCGTCGGCGTCGGCGCGGCCCGTGTGCGCGACATGTTCGAGCAGGCGAAGAAGCATGCACCGTGCATCGTGTTCATCGACGAAATCGACGCGGTCGGCCGTCATCGCGGCGCCGGCATGGGCGGCGGCAACGACGAACGCGAGCAGACGCTGAACCAGATGCTCGTCGAGATGGACGGCTTCGAGGCGAACTCGGGCGTGATCGTGATCGCTGCAACCAACCGTTCCGACGTGCTCGACAAGGCACTGCTGCGTCCGGGCCGTTTCGACCGCCAGGTCTACGTCGGTCTGCCGGACATCCGCGGCCGCGAGCAGATCATGCGCGTGCACCTGCGCAAGGTACCGATCTCGAACGACGTCGACGCGGCAGTCATCGCGCGCGGCACGCCGGGCTTCTCGGGCGCCGATCTCGCGAACCTCGTGAACGAGGCGGCGCTGTTCGCCGCACGCCGCGGCAAGCGCATCGTCGAGATGCAGGATTTCGAGGACGCGAAGGACAAGATCTTCATGGGTCCGGAGCGCAAGTCGGCCGTGATCCGCGAGGAAGCGAAGCGCGCGACCGCTTACCACGAGTCGGGCCACGCGGTGGTCGCGAAGCTGCTGCCGAAGGCCGACCCCGTGCACAAGGTCACGATCATCCCGCGCGGCCGTGCGCTGGGTGTCACGTGGCAGTTGCCGGAGCATGACAACGAAACGTACTCGAAGGACTACCTGCTGGACCGCCTCGCGATCCTGTTCGGTGGCCGGGTGGCGGAAGAGCTGTTCATGAATCTCGTCAGCACCGGCGCATCGGATGACTTCAACAAGGCAACGCAGACGGCGCGCGCGATGGTCGCCCGCTTCGGCATGACCGATGCGCTCGGACCGATGGTCTACGTCGACGACGAGAACGATGCGTCGCCGTTCGGCCGCGGCTTCACGCGCACGATCTCGGAAGCGACGCAGCAGAAGGTCGATTCGGAAATCCGCCGCGTGCTGGACGATCAGTACAACCTCGCGCGGCGCCTGCTGGACGAAAACCGCGACAAGGTCGAAGCGATGACGGCCGCGCTGATGGAGTGGGAGACGATCGACGCCGATCAGATCAACGACATCATGGAAGGCCGTCCGCCGCGCTCGCCGAAGAGCTCGCCGGCCGTCGGCGGCGATTCGTCGGGCGGTGGCAGCAGCGCCGAGGTCAAGCCCGGCACCGCGCCGGCGCCTGCTTCGCCGGCGGCATAA
- a CDS encoding RlmE family RNA methyltransferase → MAKNRFNQHWLHDHINDPYVKMAQREGYRARAAYKLKEIDEQDKLVRPGQVIVDLGATPGSWSQYARNKLAQGKKRDTEREGGIDGTIIALDLLPMEPIADVHFIQGDFREDDVLHQLEEVLEGRAVDLVISDMAPNLSGVASADAARIEHLCDLALEFAQNHLKPDGALLVKCFHGSGYSQIVEKFKQQFKTVAPRKPKASRDKSSETFILGRHLKHPR, encoded by the coding sequence ATGGCAAAAAACCGCTTCAACCAGCACTGGCTGCACGACCACATCAACGACCCGTACGTCAAAATGGCGCAGCGGGAGGGCTATCGCGCGCGTGCCGCGTACAAGCTGAAGGAAATCGACGAGCAGGACAAGCTGGTCCGTCCGGGCCAGGTGATCGTCGATCTCGGCGCGACGCCGGGCAGCTGGAGCCAGTATGCCCGCAACAAGCTCGCGCAGGGCAAGAAGCGCGACACCGAGCGCGAAGGCGGCATCGACGGCACGATCATCGCGCTCGACCTGCTGCCGATGGAGCCGATCGCCGACGTCCACTTCATCCAGGGCGACTTCCGCGAGGACGACGTGCTCCACCAGCTCGAGGAAGTGCTCGAAGGTCGCGCGGTAGACCTTGTTATTTCGGACATGGCCCCCAACCTCTCCGGCGTGGCCTCGGCGGATGCGGCGCGCATCGAGCATCTCTGCGATCTGGCGCTCGAATTCGCGCAGAACCATCTGAAGCCGGATGGTGCGTTGCTCGTGAAATGCTTTCACGGCAGCGGCTACAGCCAGATCGTCGAGAAATTCAAACAGCAGTTTAAGACCGTCGCGCCGCGCAAGCCCAAGGCGTCCCGCGACAAATCGTCCGAAACGTTCATTTTGGGCCGGCATCTGAAGCATCCGCGCTGA
- the pstS gene encoding phosphate ABC transporter substrate-binding protein PstS, translating to MKLMQTAIAGLAGALFAVAAQAADITGAGSTFAMPIYTKWAADYQQSGGSKVNYQGIGSSGGLKQIVAKTVDFAGSDAPLKDDELAKEGLFQFPTVVGGVVPVVNVPGVKAGELTLSGPVLGDIYLGKIKKWNDPAIAALNPKVKLPDTDIAVVRRADGSGTSFIWTNYLSKVNDEWKSKIGEGTTVNWPTGTGGKGNDGVAAFVQRLPGAIGYVEWAYAKKNNMTYTALKNSTGTVVEPKTETFKAAAAGANWSKSFYQILTNQPGKEAWPVVGATFVLLHAKQEKPEQGAETLKFFSWAFKNGEKAADSLDYISLPATVETEIRKQWKAKVTDASGKPVAAE from the coding sequence ATGAAATTGATGCAAACCGCGATTGCCGGCCTGGCTGGCGCGCTTTTCGCCGTTGCTGCGCAAGCTGCCGACATCACGGGCGCAGGCAGCACGTTCGCGATGCCGATCTATACGAAATGGGCTGCCGACTACCAGCAGTCCGGCGGCTCGAAGGTCAACTACCAGGGTATCGGTTCGTCGGGCGGCCTGAAGCAGATCGTCGCGAAGACGGTCGATTTTGCCGGTTCGGACGCGCCGCTGAAGGATGACGAACTCGCGAAGGAAGGCCTGTTCCAGTTCCCGACGGTGGTCGGCGGCGTGGTGCCGGTCGTCAACGTCCCGGGTGTGAAGGCCGGTGAACTGACGCTGTCGGGCCCGGTGCTCGGCGACATCTACCTCGGCAAGATCAAGAAGTGGAACGACCCGGCGATCGCCGCGCTGAACCCGAAGGTCAAGCTGCCGGATACGGACATCGCCGTGGTTCGCCGCGCCGATGGCTCGGGCACGAGCTTCATCTGGACGAACTACCTGTCGAAGGTCAACGACGAGTGGAAGTCGAAGATCGGCGAAGGCACGACGGTCAACTGGCCGACGGGCACGGGCGGCAAGGGCAACGACGGCGTCGCGGCCTTCGTGCAGCGCCTGCCGGGCGCGATCGGCTACGTCGAGTGGGCGTACGCGAAGAAGAACAACATGACCTACACCGCGCTGAAGAACTCGACGGGCACGGTGGTCGAGCCGAAGACGGAAACGTTCAAGGCCGCTGCCGCCGGCGCGAACTGGTCGAAGTCGTTCTACCAGATCCTGACGAACCAGCCGGGCAAGGAAGCATGGCCGGTCGTCGGCGCGACGTTCGTGCTGCTGCACGCGAAGCAGGAGAAGCCGGAACAGGGCGCGGAAACGCTGAAGTTCTTCAGCTGGGCGTTCAAGAACGGCGAGAAGGCAGCCGACAGCCTCGACTACATCTCGCTGCCGGCGACGGTCGAGACGGAAATCCGCAAGCAGTGGAAGGCGAAGGTGACGGACGCATCGGGCAAGCCGGTCGCCGCCGAGTAA